The Branchiostoma floridae strain S238N-H82 chromosome 10, Bfl_VNyyK, whole genome shotgun sequence genome has a segment encoding these proteins:
- the LOC118424699 gene encoding gastrula zinc finger protein XlCGF57.1-like, translating into MRTHTGEKPYKCDQCDYSAARKDSLDHHVAKHTGDKPYMCGECGYRAVLKSDLVKHMRTHTSDKPFKCDQCDFSAAQKSNLKQHLSKHTGDKPYMCDECGYMADRKSTISRHMRTHTGEKPYKCDQCDYSAAQKCSLNQHLAQHTGDKPFMCGECGYRTAWKTHLSTHMRTHTGDKPYKCDQCDYSAAEKTNLSNHMRTHTGEKPYKCVQCGYSASRKYSLVLHLAKHTGDKPYMCGECGYRTTRKSDLSKHMRTHAGDKPYKCDQCDYSAAHKNSLNQHLAKHTGEKPYMCGECGYRTVRKFDFSQHVRIHTGEKPYKCDQCDYSAAHKSTLNRHLAMHTGDKPYMCGECGYRTTKKCNLSQHMRTHTGEKPYKCDQCDYSAAVKFALNNHFKTHR; encoded by the coding sequence atgagaactcataccggtgaaaaaccctacaagtgtgaccagtgtgactattctgctgcacgaaaAGACAGTTTGGACCatcatgtagccaaacacactggtgataaaccctacatgtgtggggagtgtgggtacagggcagttcTGAAGTCTGACTTAGtgaaacatatgagaactcataccagtgacaaacccttcaagtgtgaccagtgtgacttttctgcagcacagaagTCCAACTTGAAACAACATCTATCCAAGCACaccggtgataagccctacatgtgtgatgagtgtgggTACATGGCAGATCGGAAGTCTACcatatcccgacatatgagaactcataccggtgaaaagccctacaagtgtgaccagtgtgactattctgctgcacaaaaatgcagtttgaaccaacatctagcccAACACACTGGCGATaagcccttcatgtgtggggagtgtggatacaggacggcttGGAAGACTCATTTATCCacacatatgagaactcatactggtgacaaaccctacaaatgtgaccagtgtgactattctgcagctgAAAAGACTAACCTATCCAatcatatgagaacccatacaggagagaaaccctataagtgtgtcCAGTGTGGCTATTCCGCTTCACGAAAATATAGTTTGGTcctacatctagccaaacatactggtgataagccctacatgtgtggggagtgtgggtacagaacaactCGGAAGTCTgatttatccaaacatatgagaactcatgctggtgacaaaccctacaaatgtgaccagtgtgactattctgctgcacacaaaaacagtttgaaccaacatctagccaaacacactggcgagaaaccctacatgtgtggtgaatgtGGCTACAGGACAGTTCGTAAGTTTGACTTTTCCCAACATGTGAGAATTCAtaccggcgaaaaaccctacaagtgtgaccagtgtgactattctgctgcacataagtcCACCTTGAACCGACATCTAGCCATGCACAcgggtgataagccctacatgtgtggggagtgtgggtaccggACAACTAAAAAGTGCAACTTATCCCAGCATATGAGAACGCACacgggtgaaaaaccctacaaatgtgaccaatgtgactattctgcagcagtgaAATTTGCATTGAACAACCATTTTAAAACACACCGGTAA